From the genome of Natronolimnobius baerhuensis:
GCTGCCGACTGAACCGGCCGAAAACACCGCACGCAGAAGATGATCCGGATCGTCGAGATCAACCGAAAAGCCGCGTTCGACGAGCACGCGCCCGAGTTCGCGTTCGGCGCGTTCGGTATCGATGCCCGTCGCGCCGTGGACATCCGTTGCGCGGACAGCGATTGATCCATCGTCGCGCTCGAGCGTGGCGGCCTCGAGTAACGCCTGTGCGCTCTCGAGGTCGGCGTCGGTTCGGCCGAGTAACCCACTCGCGCGGTGGGTGTAGGCCAGGCCGCGAACGCGTTCGGGGGCGATCCCACGGGCAACGGCGAGGCCGGGTGCAATCGGTCGCACGCCAGTCGCCGCACTTTCTGCCTCGCGGGCTGCGAACGCATCGTCCTCACCACCGAGCTCGAGCAGGTACACAGCCATGTGTCGCTGGGGCGCTCCTATGAGCCTACCGCTTTCTCGAGTCGGCTCCGGTCCGATTTCGGGGAGACTCTCCTTGGGCAGAGTGTCGACATACCGGATATATCATGCGGCGGCACCAACCTTTATAAACCTTAAATACGTCTTTTTAAGCGACTAATGACGGACCCGAAGGATACCATCAATATCGAAAACGTGGTAGCGTCGACCGGTATCGGCCAGGAACTCGATCTCCAGAGTGTGGCGATGGACTTAGAGGGGGCCGACTACGACCCTGAGCAGTTCCCCGGTCTCGTCTACCGCACGCAGAATCCAAAGTCCGCCGCACTGATTTTCCGCTCGGGGAAGATCGTCTGTACCGGCGCGAAAAGCACTGACGACGTCCACGAGAGCCTTCGTATCGTCTTCGATAAGCTCCGTGAACTCCAGATTCAGGTCAACGACGACCCTGAAATCGTCGTCCAGAACATCGTCACCTCCGCGGACCTCGGTCGCAACCTCAACCTGAACGCCATCGCAATCGGCCTCGGCCTCGAGAACATCGAGTACGAACCAGAGCAGTTCCCGGGTCTGGTCTACCGTCTCGACGAACCCGAAGTCGTTGCCCTGCTGTTTGGCTCCGGCAAACTCGTCATCACCGGCGGCAAGAAGCCAGAAGATGCCGAACACGCCGTCGACAAAATCGTCTCGCGTCTCGAAGACCTCGGTCTGCTCGAGTAAGCCGCTGGGTTGAGATCGGTTGACGCTCGATTGACGCGCAATCGATGAGACCGACGATGCTCGTTTCTGTTCGTTCCCGCTCGTCCGCGCCGTTCGGACGACGGCCGACCTATAGTGTCCTGTGACTGTCGCCGACCGGTGGGTATTGACCACTGTGCCGGCCATTTGTTGACAGTCGTCCAGGACGTACCGTCCAAGAAATGCAACCGCTGTACCTGTTTGTGGGCCTCGCGATCCTCGTCACGGTGATCATCGATATCCTCTGGACGACGCTCTGGGTCGATGGTGGTGCTGGCCCGGTTTCGGGGCGGTTGGCGGCCAAACTCTGGCGCGGTCTTCGCGCCATCAGCCGTGGCAACTCGCGTTTGCTCAGCCTCGCCGGGCCGCTCATTCTCGTGTCAACGCTTGCGCTGTGGATCGCCCTCTTGTGGATCGGCTGGACGCTGCTGTTTGCGGGCGGCTCGGTCGCGCTCGTCAGTGCCCACACCGGCGAACCCGCTTCCTGGTCGGGCTATATCTACTACGTCGCCTACACGATGTTTACGAACGGAAACGGCGACTACACGCCCACGAGCGGGACCTGGGAAATCGCCAGTTCGTTCACGACGGCGACGGGGATGGCGTTCGTCACGCTCGGCGTCTCCTACGTCCTCTCGGTGATGGGAGCCGTTTCCGAGAAGCGCGCCTTTGCGAGCGACGTGACCGGGCTTGGCCATCGCAGCGAGGCGTTCGTCCGCGCAAGCTGGGACGGCAGAGACGATGCCACAAGTAGCCAGTTCCGCGGCGTCGAACTCCCGCTCGAGTCGGTGTCCTCTCAACTCTCCCGACTTGCCAAACAGCACAAATCGTACCCGATCTTGCATTACTACCACAGCGACCCCGGCGATGAGGCGTCGGCGATGGCCGTCCCGATTCTCGATGAGGCGCTGACGCTCTATCGCCACGGCGTTCCCGCAGACGACCAGTTGAATCCGACGCTGATCGAGGCTACCCGCTCGAGTGTTGATGACTACCTCGAGACGCTTGGCACGGCGTTTATCGAGCCTGCCGATGACGTTCCGCCTGCTCCTGACCTGGATCGGCTTCGCGAAGACGAGATTCCGACAGTCTCGGATCAGGAGTTCGACGACTCTCTCGAGGAGTTGACTGAACGCCGACGGAAACTCCTCGGCATCGTCCGAGCCGATGCGTGGGACTGGCCACCGCTTGAAGACGAATATCGGTGAGCAAGAGAGGGTCGTCCTGAAACGCCGCTATCGCTTAGTTGGACTTCGCTTCGAGGTGGTTTCGCCCGGTCGAAGTAATGCCGTAGACGTCCGCCGAGAGCCGCTGAATGTGGCCTTCTGTGTGTAGTTGTTCGCAGTGTGTCGTCACTGTCAACGGATGAACCTCGAGTTCGGTTGCCAGTCGTGTAACCCGCAGTGGCCCCTGGTCGTCAAGCACCGATAGGACTGCGTGTGCTGGACAGTGCATCTGGTTCGACTGATAGCTATCACTCCCAATAACCATTTCGTAACAGGACGGGATACTGAAAGGAACACAACTCAGTTCCGAGTTGTGAATGCGGCTCGTACTCGATTTCGATTACTCGACGAGGCGCTCGATTTCAGTAACGAGGATGTCGCTCGCGCCGGCCTTCTTGACCTCCGTGATGGTCTCGAAGACGTCGCTCTCGTCGACGACGGCGTGGACGGCGACTTTGCCGTT
Proteins encoded in this window:
- a CDS encoding TATA-box-binding protein — protein: MTDPKDTINIENVVASTGIGQELDLQSVAMDLEGADYDPEQFPGLVYRTQNPKSAALIFRSGKIVCTGAKSTDDVHESLRIVFDKLRELQIQVNDDPEIVVQNIVTSADLGRNLNLNAIAIGLGLENIEYEPEQFPGLVYRLDEPEVVALLFGSGKLVITGGKKPEDAEHAVDKIVSRLEDLGLLE
- a CDS encoding potassium channel family protein; translated protein: MQPLYLFVGLAILVTVIIDILWTTLWVDGGAGPVSGRLAAKLWRGLRAISRGNSRLLSLAGPLILVSTLALWIALLWIGWTLLFAGGSVALVSAHTGEPASWSGYIYYVAYTMFTNGNGDYTPTSGTWEIASSFTTATGMAFVTLGVSYVLSVMGAVSEKRAFASDVTGLGHRSEAFVRASWDGRDDATSSQFRGVELPLESVSSQLSRLAKQHKSYPILHYYHSDPGDEASAMAVPILDEALTLYRHGVPADDQLNPTLIEATRSSVDDYLETLGTAFIEPADDVPPAPDLDRLREDEIPTVSDQEFDDSLEELTERRRKLLGIVRADAWDWPPLEDEYR
- a CDS encoding MarR family transcriptional regulator; amino-acid sequence: MHCPAHAVLSVLDDQGPLRVTRLATELEVHPLTVTTHCEQLHTEGHIQRLSADVYGITSTGRNHLEAKSN